The Salvelinus alpinus chromosome 30, SLU_Salpinus.1, whole genome shotgun sequence genomic interval CCTATGACCAGGTAGGAAGGAACACACACCTATGACCAGGTAGGAAGGAACACACACCTATGACCAGGTAGGAAGGAACACACACCTATGACCAGGTAGGAAGGAACACACACCTATGACCAGGTAGGAAGGAACACACACCTATGACCAGGTAGGAAGGAGCACACACCTATGACCAGGTAGGAAGGAACACACACCTATGACCCAGGGCTCGTAATCATAATGTTTCTCACAGTAGGACCGTTGTCCCCGCTTATCAGCATGACCTCACCACACAACTCCTATGTCTGTGGTGTTTTCCCTATGCGCTGGCTGTCATATTTATGAATACGACCACTATTTTTGCGAAACGCTTAGATAAACATCTTAGATATAGACTACTTTACTGCTGACGGTAACTGTAGTCAACTAGCAGCTGTTTATGTATCAATGTTTGATTGCTACTTCCTCTTTGTCCCaccaaaatatacactgctcaaataaataaagggaacactaaaataacacatcctagatctgaatgaatgaaatattcttattaaatacatttttctttacatagttgaatgtgctgacaacaaaatcacacaaaaatgatcaatggaaatcaaatttatcaacccatggaggtctggatttggagtcacactcaatttaaagtggaaaaccacactacaggctgatccaactttgatgtaatgtccttaaaacaagtcaaaatgaggctcagtagtgtgtgtggcctccacgacctccctacaacgcctgggcatgctcctgatgaggtggcggatggtctcctgagggatctcctcccagacctggactaaagcatccgccaactcctggacagtctggtgcaacgtggcgttggtggatggagagagacctgatgtcccagatgtgctcaattggattcaggtctggggaacgggcgggccagtccatagcatcaatgccttcctcttgcaggaactgctgacacactccagccacatgaggtctagcattgtcttgcattaggaggaacccagagccaaccgcaccagcatatggtctcacaagggttctgaggatctcatctcggtacctaatggcagtcaggctacctctggcgagcacatggagggctgtgcggccccccaaagaaatgccaccccacaccatgactgacccaccgccaaaccggtcatgctggaggatgttgcaggcagcagaacgttctccacggcgtctccagactgtcacatgtgctcatgtgctcagtgtgaacctgctttcatctgtgacgagcacagggcgccagtggcgaatttgccaatcttggtgttctctggcaaatgccaaacgtcctgcacggtgttgggctgtaagcacaacccccacctgtggacgtcgggccctcataccaccctcatggagtctgtttctgaccgtttgagcagacacatgcacatttgtggcctgctggaggtcattttgcagggctctggcagtgctccacctgctcctccttgtacaaaggcggaggtagcggtcctgctgctgggttgttgccctcctacggcctcctccgcgtctcctgatgtactggcctgtctcctggtagcgcctccatgctctggacactacgctgacagacacagcaaaccttcttgccacagctcgcattgatgtgccatcctggatgagctgcactacctgagccacttgtgtgggttgtatactccgtctcatgctaccactagagtgaaagcacagtcagcattcaaaagtgaccaaaacatcagccaggaagcataggaactgagaagtggtctgtggtcaccacctgcagaaccactcctttattggaggtgtcttgctaattgcctattttccaccttttgtctattccatttgcacaacagcatgtgaaatttattgtcaatcagtgttgcttcctaagtggacagtttgatttcacggaagtgtgattgacttggagttacattgtgtttaagtgttcccttattttgttgagcagtgtattttgacCACTTGAAAAATCTAACGGCTACTTTTTGTTTAAAAGTTTCAATTTAGTAGTCCCAATAGTCAGTCTAGCCCTCCTCCGCTAGAATGATCAATATGCaatctattgataggacaggcGCATGTCAGTCACATGGCGCGCGATGACAACAAAACACTGCTGGTTTGACAGTATGCTGTCTCCCGTGTGATGTGCGCTGTGGTTGGTTGCAATCAAAAAAAATTACACGGCGGAGGGAGGGCACATGATGCTCCTTCAATCGTCTCTGTGAATCTGCACATCCCATGTAATGTAAGTGGTAACAATGAGTCGAAACCCACTTAGCCTAATTATTGCCTATAGCCAGCCACAGAGCCAAGGCGCATAGGCTATTTACGGTGCTTTGATTGACAACCAAACAGCATGTGTTGATTAGTTATTGAAAGGTGTCAAATTAACTGAATAAAGTTAATCTCCTATTTCCCTTTGCCATTCATAAATCATACACCGTAGTTATAGGTCCATGGTATCGTACCGGGACAAGTAAACCATAGATCTCGCTTGTATTTCCTTAGGATATCGAAGCCCACGTCGTGACTTGCCAGACAGTGACGCTTCAGTGAGTGACTCGTCAGTGTAGCATACCGAATCGCATTGGTGAGAGCTGTTCATTTGGCTCCCTAGTTTGCATATTGGTAGGCTTTTTGCTGATGATCTGTAGATGAATTCTGAAATATACGATGAAGATGGTGAATCCTCACTGCAGAAACAATatgtgttggagagagagactcATTCTGGTCCAGATATGATAATGATTCATTTAAATACATTTGTCAAATCAGAAATATATCATAGTTAAGACTGATATAACCCTTTTTAATTTATTGTTCAAGATCATGTGTGCATTtttctgttttaataaaatacataatttgaAGAACAAACATTGTGCCAATTCGTATTTTGCAGTCAAACTGTAAATTAGACTTTAATCTTGAAGGCAGATTTAATGTTCTACTCTTAGAAAATAGTCCTGATCAGATAGCGCTTTTGGACATGATCTAGGCCTAACGATACActgaattcatacattttcagtAATTTATATTTTAAAGTCATGTCTTTCTACGCAATACCACaaaactaatttaccaatctgGGAGTTAAACTCTAAAGtcttcaacaataacaataattgtGCTCAGTGTTTCGGATGGAATCAAGGCACTAGAATATTTCAGAGGCCACCAAAATGGAGCTTGTTCTGAAAATTACCCTCTCGACCCGGGGAGGCCTGGCTGGCTACTCGATGTACCCGGACAAAACATTTTGTCTGGTCTTAAGCATTTTGTCGTTTAAGTCAGGTGAGCATTCAATcccattttattatgttttatggtCCCATTCTCAGGACCGTCGGGGACCAGATGGGAGAGGCTAAATCCAGTGGTAACCTAGGCAACACATTGAAGGTGTTGGGTAGGTTTGATGAGGCTGTGGTCTGCTGTCAGAGGCACTTAGATATTGCCATGGACATGAACGACAAGGTGAGATTGATTCATGAATGATGGTTATTAGGCCTCCTGAAACTAATTTGCAGTTTATTCTGGTGTTTAAATGCTTTTTTCCCTGTTGTGGAGTTGACATTGGCCCTGCTTTTTTTGGTCTCTGTTAGGTGGGACAGGCGAGGGCGCTGTATAACTTTGGGAACGTGTATCATGCAAAAGGAAAGAGCATCTGCTGGAGCGGGGCGGAGCCAGGAGAGTTCCCCGAGGAGGTCACTACTGCACTTAGAAAAGCAGCGGAATATTACGAGTAAGTTTGTGTGCAAGCATTGCATTCATGTGTGTTCGGTAAGTTTTGCACCTTGTAAATCAGATACCATAGAGTAAATGTACAtccagtatcagtcaaaagtttggacacctactcactcaggtttttctttatatttattattttctacgttgtagaaaaatagtgaagatgtcgaaattatgaaataacacatatggaatcatgtggtaaccaaaaaaagtgttaaacaaataaatagattttatattctttaaagtagcctccctttgccttgatgacagcttcatgaggaatgcttttccaacagtcttgaaggagttcccacatatgctgaacacttgttggctgcttttccttcactctgtggtccaactcatcccaaaccatctcaattgggttgaggtcaggtgattatgTAGAAGAAACTTTAAAACTTCTTGAAATTtgccagattgactgaccttcttgtcttaaagtaatgatggactgtcatttctctttgcttatttgagctgttcttgccataataggtacttggtcttttaccaggtagccctatcttctgtataccaaccctacctatTCACAACTGATTagttcaaatgcattaagaaggaaagaaattcaaaaaattaacaaggcacacctgttaattgaaatgcattccatgtgactacctcatgaagctttttgagagaattccaagtgtgcaaagctgtcatcaaggcaaagtgtggctgcTTTGAATCTCAAATATttacttttttggtcactacatgattccatatttgttatttcatagtttttatgtcttcactattattctacaatgtagaaaatagtacaaattaagaaaccgttgaatgagtaagtgtgtttaaacttttgactggttttatttatattttatttctttcatcacattcccagtgggtcagaagtttacatacactcaattagtatttggtagcattgcctttaaattgtttaacttaggtcaaacgtttcgggtattgCTTATTTCTTCCCACAattagttgggtgaattttggcccattctgcctgacagagctggtgtaactgagtcaggtttgtaggcctccttgctcgcacactctttttcagttctgcccacaaattttctataggattgaggtcagggctttgtgatggccactccaaaatcttgactttgttgtccattcATTCAATGGTTTGTCTATATTCAGAGCAAACTTATTCATAGTGAAGGAGCTTGCAGACCCGGCCGCCCAGGGCCGAACATATGGTAACCTTGGCAACACACACTACCTGTTAGGAAACTTCCAGAATGCAGTGGCATCACATGAACAGGTAATGAAAATCTTATCAAAGTTTATAGTGTGACATTTGGTGCTCGATTCAATAAACTGCACTGCTGTAGCATATGAAACACACAATTTTTATCCTATGACCAAATGGAATAGTGGTTTTGTGTACTATAGTAGAAATACCAGTTAAACTCACTTCACTGGATGATTAATAATAGCTTGTACACAAGCAACTGCATAAACATTTCAAAAGGCAAGTTTGATTTATATCCAGTTAAGTCTTTTGTCAGAGATTTCCTTTTTCAATGGTTCTATGTAGTTAATTATGTCCTGTACGGCTCAGTACAGTCCACAGAAAGACAATAGGTAAACACCACATAGTGGCAGACTAGAGTCACTGGCTGGCTGTTCCGATACCAAGGTGTTGAAGTTGGTGGGTGCATTTCTGGTCCGGTGTCCGTGTGTGTTCATCCATTTGTTTTCCTTTCTCAGCGCCTCCAGATTGCCAAGGAGTTTGGCGACCGCTCAGCAGAGAGAAGGGCCTACTGCAACCTGGGGAATGCGTATATATTCCTGGGTGAATTTGAAGTGGCAGCTGAGCATTACAAGTGAGCCAAACCCCCCCCCAGCCCAGCCATTCATCTTCTCTTAATGAAGTTCACTCCCTCCGTCTGGAGTCCAGCTGTTAAAACAACTCTTCTGTCTGGACCCTGGAGGGTTTAACACAGTTAAGAGGCCGTAGGATTTTCAGGAGAGAAATGTCAGCTGCTATGCCTCAAAGGACTATGTCAAGAGGGCTAGCAAACCGCTAAGTGTTTGTGTGAATTGATATACTAAACTTAATTTCAGGACCAGAGTAGCCTTTGTGTGTCACTATGAATGAGAGCCAGTGATCTaatgtggttgtgttgtggttgtcaGGAGGACTCTGCAGCTGGCCAGACagctgaaggaccgggctgtagAGGCTCAGGCCTGTTACAGTCTGGGCAACACCTACACACTCCTCCAGGACTATGAGAGGGCCATAGACTACCACCTCAAACACCTGATCATAGCACAGGACCTCAATGACCGGATTGGTGAGGGCCGGGCGTGCTGGAGTTTAGGGAACGCTCACACCGCCCTGGGGAACCATGACCAGGCCATGCACTTTGCTGAGAAACACCTGGAGATCTCCAAAGAGGTACCCACCTCCCTTATCCCCTATAGATATACAGTTCAGGACACAGCCTTCAAGAGCCTGATCAAAGAAAGAGGAGTTGATCTGAAAATGCAGCATGGCCAatcccacgtgtgtgtgtgttacagactgGTGACCGGAGCGGGGAACTGACGGCCCGTATGAACGTGTCAGACCTGCAGATGGTGCTGGGGCTGAGCTACAGCACCAACAACTCCACCCTGTCTGAGAACCCCATCAAGGACATGGACCACAACCTGCATGGAGCCGGGCCCCGGATGGGACGGAGAAACAGCATGGAAAACCTGGAGCTCATGAAACTCACCCCCGACAAGATCAATGTAAGTTACTGGGTTCAAATGTGCAATCTGAGACTTTCTCTTCCCTAGGCCTAGTGGCAATTCGAAGTGCACTATTAACCTGAAGTGAGTGAAATGAATTACACATGGcacctttttaaaatgttttgtctTTATAACAACTCTTTTAACTGTTTGTGTATTTTGACACCGGAGTTTGATGTGATTTGTATAAAGTCTGTTTTTTGACGTGGGTGTCCTCTCCCTCTTGTCTCCAGGCTCAGAAGTGGACCAGTGACATCCTGACCAAGCAGTCTAAACCCACCCTGGCTAAGAGCTCCTCCAAGCTGTTCTTCATCAGCCGTCTGCGGGGGAAGAAGACCAGGGCTGGGAGCTCCAGTAAAGTCCTGCAGGACACCAGTAACACCCCCCAGAACCCTGCACAGGGACCACAGAAGGTAAGAGGGAAACCTGCGTTTTAGGGATCCACCTAGCGTGTGCTTTTCTATgggtttgtgtgtctgtatgcatgCGTGCCCATGAGGGAGAGCGTGAGATTGACGTGACCTCTTGTACTTATCTCGTTGTGGATTGGAATAAAGTATCGACATCGGTGGTGGTTGATGCCGTTTTAAGATCAGGgaggacactttttttttttatgcgccatatttctattacagcatattggacgaCTCATTCATATTCctttcacccagctcaatgtaacagcaATGGGTTTAGTCTACTACACGAtgctcaaattttccctatacccatcatgaggttgctacaacctagcctacagttgaaagtttataacgtaggtgcacaggtcgagagacaaattggagtaatcaaggtgacgaCATTggcacattcaatactgccttgcacactcttgcctgcatctagctgatctggggtgtaatcattagtccaaaaacAAGAGTTTCCATTGGACAAATTGAGGTAGGTCTCTCCTCATTTAGTTCCGTGTTCTTCTGTTGAGGAAACATTTTGCGACAGactcggtggaatgaatacacccctgatcacccgcGCGCACACAGTTAATTTCCATAGCAGCCTCATACAGCATCAACACTGTGctcattgtataattccttctcgcatctacacgctctcctctcaccttttcccttcgcttgtggacttcagtgtaaaacacaaaatatgTCTGTGACACAGGAGGTTGGcgtcaccttaattggggaggacgggctcgtgataAAGGCTGGAACGGAATGAgtgaaatggtatcaaatatatcagacacatggtttccatgtgtttgagacCATTCCAGTTACTCCGCTCCAGCCTTTATcacgagccgtcctcccctcagcagcctccactggtctgtGACCAGGCGCAATAACCTCTCCCAGCCAAATCTTCATACCATAACCGCTAACAgctacacagcctacattgttgtcaccattaTTAATGGTCAACAAACTAGAACTAACACATTCTTGAACCCACAATCCAATCCATGTGTACAGTTTAGTAGTTACACTGGGGGACCCTGGTGGCAATAAATGTATAAAATCGAAAGCTTAcgttgacttggaagagttgctgtgttagctagctggctaaggctatccaacatAAATATAATTTCTCTGTTTGTTTAAGTCAGGTTATTGAGTAGGCTaattagctaagtaagtgaaaggtaaactaagaaaaaaataatacaatgaaatatacagttgaagtcagaagtttacatccacttaggttggagtcattaactcgtttttccaccactccacaaatttcttgttaacaaactatagttttagcaagtcgtttaggacatgtactttgtgcatgacaagtaatttttccaaaaattgtttacagacagattatttcacttataattcactgtatcacaattccagtgggtcagaagtttacatacactaagttgacttttttatttcacctttatttaaccaggtaggcaagttgagaacaagttctcatttacaactgcgacctggccaagataaagcaaagcagttcgacacatacaacaacacagagttacacatggagtaaaacaaacatacagtagaaacataagtctatatacaatgtgagcaaatgaggtgagaagggaggtgaaggcaaaaaaaggccatggtggagaAGTAAATaaaatatagcaagtaaaacactggaatggttgatttgcagtggaagaatgtgcaaagtagagataaataatggggtgcaaaggagctaaataaataaatacagtagggaaagaggtagtagTTTGGGCtgaattatagatgggctatgtgcagtaatctgtgagctgttctgacagctggtgcttaaagctagtgagggagataagtgtttccagtttcagagatttttgtagttcgttccagtcattggcagcagagaactggaaggagaggcggccaaaggaagaattggttttgggggtgaccagagatatacctgctggagcgcatgctgctatggtgaccagcgagctgagataaggggggactttacctagcagggtcttgtagatgacctggagccagtgggtttggcgacaagtatgaagcgagggccagccaacaagagcgtacaggtcgcagtggtgggtagtatatggggctttggtgacaaaacggatggcactgtgatagactgcatccaatttattgagtagggtattggaggctattttgtaaaagacatcgccgaagtcgaggattggtaggatggtcagttttacaagggtatgtttggcagcatgagtgaaggatgctttgttgcggaataggaagccaattctagatttaattttggattggagatgtttgatgtgagtctggaaggagagtttacagtctaaccagacacctaggtatttgtagttgtccacaagtcagagccgtccagagtcgtgatgttggacaggcgggcaggtgcaggcagcgatcggttgaagagcatgcatttagttttacttgtatttaagagcaattggaggccacggaaggagagttgaatggcattgaagctcgcctggagggttgttaacagtgtccaaagaagggccagaagtatacagaatggtgtcgtctgcgtagaggtggatcagagactcaccagcagcaagagtgacatcattgatgtacacagagaagagagtcggtccaagaattgaaccctgtggcacccccatagacggccagaggcccggacaaccgaccctccgatttgacacactgaactctatcagagaagtagttggtgaaccaggcgaggaaatcatttgagaaaccaaggctatcgagtctgccgatgatgatgtggtgattgacagagtcgaaagccttggccaggtcaatgaatacggctgcacagtattgtttcttatcgatggcggttaagatatcgtttaggaccttgagtgtggctgaggtgcacccatgaccagctctgaaaccagattgcatagcggagaaggtatggtgggattcgaagtggtcggtaatctgtttgttgacttggctttcaaagaccttagaaaggcagggtaggatagatataggtctgtagcagtttgggtcaagagtgtccccccctttgaagaggtggatgaccacagctgctttccaatctttgggaatctcagacgacacgaaagaggttgaacaggctagtaataggggtggcaacaatttcagcagttaattttagaaagaaagagtccagattatctagcccggctgttttgtaggggtccagattttgcagctctttcagaacatcggctatctggatttgggagaaggagaaatggggaaggcttgggcgagtagctgtagGGGTTGCAGTGCTGTTGatcagggtaggggtagccaggtggaaagcatggccagctgtagaaaaatgcttattgaaattctcaatcatagtggatttattggtggtgacagtgtttcctatcttcagtgcagtgggcagctgggaggaggtgttcttattctccatggactttacagtatcccagaacttttttaagtttgtgttgcaggaagcaaatttctgcttgaaaaagctagccttggcttttctaactgcctgtgtatattggtttctagcttcccttaaaagttgcatatcacaaaATGCCATAGGATgcttttgtgttggttaagggcagtcaggtctggagagaaccaagggccatatctgttcctggttctacatttcttgaatggggcatgcttatttaaaaaataaccaggcatcctctactgacgggatgagatcaatatccttccaggataccccggccaggtcaattagaaaggcctgctcgctgaagtgtttgacagtgctttaaacagcttggaaaattccataaagtgatgtcatggttttagaagcttctgataattgacataatttgagtcaattggaggtttacctgtggatgtatttcaaggcctaccttcaaactcttgcttgacatcatggtagaatcaaaataaatcagccaagacctcagaaaaaaaattgtagaccttcacaagtctggttcatccttgggagcaatttccaaatgcctgaaggtaccacgttcatctgtataaacaatagtacgcaagtataaacaccatgggaccacgcagccggcataccgctcaggaaggagacgcgttctgtctcggtcgcaagtgggtcttccaaatggacaatgaccccaagcatacttccaaagttgtggtaaaatggcttaaggacaacaaagtcaaggtattggagtggccatcacaaagccctgacctcaatcctatagaaaatgtgtgggcagaactgaaaaagcgtgtgcgagcaaggaggcctacaaaccggactcagttacaccagctctgtcaggaggaatgggccaaaattcacctaacttattgtggaaagcttgtagaaggctacccaagacgcttgacccaagttaaacaatttaaaggcaatacactcaattagtatttggtagtatgtaaacttctgacccactgggaatgtgatgaaagaaataaaagcttaaataaatcattctctctattctgacatttcacattcttaaaataaagtggtgatcctaactgacctaagacagggagtttttactaggattaaatgtcaggaattgtgaaaaacaatgtatttggctaaggtgtaacttccgacttcaactgtcgcTTGCTCTTTCTGCTGCTTCTCAATTTTAGCTGTAGCTTAtcctttcagtactagattcattctctgatcctttgattgaatggacaacatgtcacttcatgctgcaagagctctgataggttggaggacgtcctccgtaAGTCGTCAGAATGACTaaggtctatggaagggggtgagaaccatgagcctcctaggttttgtattgaagtctaTGTAGCTAGAGGACGCAAAATAGCTGTTCTCCGGCTACACAATGGTATTACCCAAGAGGGTGCTGTTGCGGCTATTGTAGACCTTCAATATATTCAGTGTTTAATCGATTTATGTATTAGTTATTATATTTATAATTTTTTGGTGGTGTGAATATATTTTgtagttttatatatatatatattttttttttattgtttctctatttacatttttatgaaattcacagaGTAGGAtggttctccccttcctcctctgaggagcctccactgatttcaaatatgtctctcactcactcagagGGTCAGTCCAGACATGCTCGGGGACGAGGGCTTCTTTGACCTGCTGAGTCGTTTCCAGAGTAACCGGATGGACGACCAGCGCTGTTCCATACAAGAGAAGAGCCGTCTGTCAGTCAGTACCAGCTCCTCTGACTCTCCACCCAGAGCCATGAGGAAATGTGAGTAGACACACACTCATCATTTCTCTGTGATCGCCTTGATCTCTCGTTctgacctctctccctctcctccagcagtgtATGAGAAGGCAGCAGTAGCAGGCCTGGGCTCTGGGTCTGGTGCCCAGGGTCGCCGGTTAGAGGAAGGTGGAGGTGCTGGGGGTAGTTTGCCCGGCCTTCGGCTCAACAGGCACAGCAGCCAGGCTGTCCTCAGCCACCTGATGGCTAACGCAGGCAACACGGAGCCTGACGACGACTTCTTCGACATGCTCGTCAAATGCCAGGTGTGAGGTTTAAATAGACTCAACTTTTCACTTGGGTGgtgttcagtagagcacagtgtAGCAAAAATGTTGTGCTCAGTGCTTTATATTGAAAGGGGGTAAAAGTCTTCCTTTTCAGCCACTTTTTacctcctattctctccttccCCTCAGGGTTCTCGTCTGGATGACCAGCGCTGCGCCCCTCCCCCGGCCCGTGGCCCCACCGTCCCAGACGAGGACTTCTTCAGCCTCATCACGAGGTCCCAGGCCAAACGCATGGACGAGCAGCGTGTCACCCTGCCCTCCGCAGCAGGCTCCGCAGCGAGGCCCTGCTCCAACTGAGCCTCGCCCATGGAGAGTATCCCGACGGGTGAAAACCCAGGAGACGGGGCTTCTGGAGGAAAACAGTGTGGAATCTTCGTCCACTTGTGGAGATGAGGACGTTGATACTGTACTCAACAGTGGATGGGGCTATTTTACATAGACCAGAACTTTTCAATGGTGTTTTCTCTCCATAACATAGACCAATAATGGTTGTTGTTAGGATTCAGAAGCCTCATTTCCCAGTTGAAAGCACTGCCAGCATTAATGTAGTAGCCTATAGGGAACAATGCAACATTCAAAAACTATAGATGATGAAATCAACTGTTCTCAATTTTACCTTGTACTCTATCTGGAAATGTACTGGACCTGTAAAACTACAGACGAACATGAGCTAACATATCAAACGAGTAGGTCCAGGGAATTATTTTGTATGATTATGTACTCACTACAACCTGAAAATGTATCTTTAGATACAAAACTGCAGTCATGTatttattgtacttttttttttttttgtaaagatTTTGTTTTATTAAGCGCTTACGTACTGCCGTTTTACTTCCCCTTGTGGCTTGAAGTGGTTGGTTTGATTTTTGCACCATATTTTTCTGATGTAGACTAGACT includes:
- the LOC139559809 gene encoding G-protein-signaling modulator 2-like isoform X2, whose protein sequence is MDSVGSLVSIVDEDQSYHVRYRMDASCLELALEGERLCKVGDYHTGVSFFETAIQVGTEDLQVLSAIYSQLGNAYFHLHDYAKALEFHHHDLTLTRTVGDQMGEAKSSGNLGNTLKVLGRFDEAVVCCQRHLDIAMDMNDKVGQARALYNFGNVYHAKGKSICWSGAEPGEFPEEVTTALRKAAEYYEANLFIVKELADPAAQGRTYGNLGNTHYLLGNFQNAVASHEQRLQIAKEFGDRSAERRAYCNLGNAYIFLGEFEVAAEHYKRTLQLARQLKDRAVEAQACYSLGNTYTLLQDYERAIDYHLKHLIIAQDLNDRIGEGRACWSLGNAHTALGNHDQAMHFAEKHLEISKETGDRSGELTARMNVSDLQMVLGLSYSTNNSTLSENPIKDMDHNLHGAGPRMGRRNSMENLELMKLTPDKINAQKWTSDILTKQSKPTLAKSSSKLFFISRLRGKKTRAGSSSKVLQDTSNTPQNPAQGPQKRVSPDMLGDEGFFDLLSRFQSNRMDDQRCSIQEKSRLSVSTSSSDSPPRAMRKLYEKAAVAGLGSGSGAQGRRLEEGGGAGGSLPGLRLNRHSSQAVLSHLMANAGNTEPDDDFFDMLVKCQGSRLDDQRCAPPPARGPTVPDEDFFSLITRSQAKRMDEQRVTLPSAAGSAARPCSN
- the LOC139559809 gene encoding G-protein-signaling modulator 2-like isoform X1; translated protein: MDSVGSLVSIVDEDQSYHVRYRMDASCLELALEGERLCKVGDYHTGVSFFETAIQVGTEDLQVLSAIYSQLGNAYFHLHDYAKALEFHHHDLTLTRTVGDQMGEAKSSGNLGNTLKVLGRFDEAVVCCQRHLDIAMDMNDKVGQARALYNFGNVYHAKGKSICWSGAEPGEFPEEVTTALRKAAEYYEANLFIVKELADPAAQGRTYGNLGNTHYLLGNFQNAVASHEQRLQIAKEFGDRSAERRAYCNLGNAYIFLGEFEVAAEHYKRTLQLARQLKDRAVEAQACYSLGNTYTLLQDYERAIDYHLKHLIIAQDLNDRIGEGRACWSLGNAHTALGNHDQAMHFAEKHLEISKETGDRSGELTARMNVSDLQMVLGLSYSTNNSTLSENPIKDMDHNLHGAGPRMGRRNSMENLELMKLTPDKINAQKWTSDILTKQSKPTLAKSSSKLFFISRLRGKKTRAGSSSKVLQDTSNTPQNPAQGPQKRVSPDMLGDEGFFDLLSRFQSNRMDDQRCSIQEKSRLSVSTSSSDSPPRAMRKSVYEKAAVAGLGSGSGAQGRRLEEGGGAGGSLPGLRLNRHSSQAVLSHLMANAGNTEPDDDFFDMLVKCQGSRLDDQRCAPPPARGPTVPDEDFFSLITRSQAKRMDEQRVTLPSAAGSAARPCSN
- the LOC139559809 gene encoding G-protein-signaling modulator 2-like isoform X3, producing the protein MDASCLELALEGERLCKVGDYHTGVSFFETAIQVGTEDLQVLSAIYSQLGNAYFHLHDYAKALEFHHHDLTLTRTVGDQMGEAKSSGNLGNTLKVLGRFDEAVVCCQRHLDIAMDMNDKVGQARALYNFGNVYHAKGKSICWSGAEPGEFPEEVTTALRKAAEYYEANLFIVKELADPAAQGRTYGNLGNTHYLLGNFQNAVASHEQRLQIAKEFGDRSAERRAYCNLGNAYIFLGEFEVAAEHYKRTLQLARQLKDRAVEAQACYSLGNTYTLLQDYERAIDYHLKHLIIAQDLNDRIGEGRACWSLGNAHTALGNHDQAMHFAEKHLEISKETGDRSGELTARMNVSDLQMVLGLSYSTNNSTLSENPIKDMDHNLHGAGPRMGRRNSMENLELMKLTPDKINAQKWTSDILTKQSKPTLAKSSSKLFFISRLRGKKTRAGSSSKVLQDTSNTPQNPAQGPQKRVSPDMLGDEGFFDLLSRFQSNRMDDQRCSIQEKSRLSVSTSSSDSPPRAMRKSVYEKAAVAGLGSGSGAQGRRLEEGGGAGGSLPGLRLNRHSSQAVLSHLMANAGNTEPDDDFFDMLVKCQGSRLDDQRCAPPPARGPTVPDEDFFSLITRSQAKRMDEQRVTLPSAAGSAARPCSN